From Mucilaginibacter gotjawali:
TTCAGGCTTACCCGAAGCAGGTCGGCTATGGTTGATAAGCAGTATAAACTGGTGCATATTAATGACTCCAACTCGGCTTTCTCGTTTTTTAATTACCTGTTCATCGGCACAAAAGCAATGGATGCGGAGATTATTATCCGGCATGAGCTGGTGCATATCCGCCAAAAGCATTCATTTGATATTATCCTGCTTGAACTTTTACGGATCATTAATTGGTTTAACCCGCTCATTTACCTGCTGCAAAACAGCCTGAAAACCGTACACGAATACATTGCCGACGAACAAACAGCATCCTACAAAACCAATCCCCTCGCCTATTCCACCTTCCTGGTAAACAATGCATATGGCATCGGCGGGCCATCTGTTACGCATTCATTTTTCAATTATAACCTTTTAAAAAAGAGAATCATTATGCTTAATCAAAAACGATCGGGTAGTTTGGCAAGGCTAAAATACCTGTTAACGGTGCCCGTATGCGCCGGGCTGCTCTGTGTTTCCACACTGGGGTTCAGTAAAACGTACGGCTGGGTGGTATTGGCGCCAAAAATGTCGTCCGCCATCAATTCAGTCCAAAAAGTAAAAACCCTGAAATTAACAGAGGGCGACATTGTGGGTTACGGTGATAAAATGACCGTACATGGCAAGCTTTACACAGTAAATAACGTTACCGATGCTGACGAGGCTTATTTGCTGAAAACCTATAAAATAAAGCTTGAAGTGGTAGAGATTAAGGGTAAACCAGGGCAGGCAACTCTATTTTTTCCTTCAACAGGGACAAAAGACACCGATAAAAATTCATCGGGCGTAACTTCCAAAGGTTATAAGTACAGGCAGGCAGGCTATGTGGTCAACAACAAATCAGATATCCTGGTCATCATTACCGAAAAAAATGGTGAAGAAAGAGGGTATTACCGAAACTCCCTCACCCCGGCACAGGTACATTTTTTGAAGGAAAAATATGGTTATACCTACCCGAAAATGGCAATTTTTGCGAAGCTCCCTCCCCCTCCTCCCAGGCCAGTTGCTCCCGTAGCTAAACAAGCCAAACTTACGCTGCCAACAGTAAAGGCTGATGTTACAATTGTTGAACCTGTTGCACCGGTGAAGCAAAAATTAGCGCTGCCTGGTAAACCTGAAAAGCCTGCACCACCAGTAAAGGCTGAAATTACCATTAATGAGCCGGTTGCTCCCGTTCAGGTTAAATTGATGCCACCACCACCGCCAATGGCACCGTACATGCCTTTAACCAATGCGTATGCCGCGCTCGAAAAATACATTGCTAAACATGTAAGATACCCGGCGGTTGCGCGTGAAAATAAAGTAACGGGTAGTGCTGTTATACAATTTGATTTAAACGCTGATCATAAAATAACAAATGTTGCCCTTATCAAGGGAATAGGAAACCGCTGCGATGAAGAGGCAATGAGGGTATTAAATGAATATAACGACGCTATTGACGCAAAGACGGGCACCTATAAAGTTGCCGTAACTTTTTTAATTGATGGCCTGCCGGCGCCTAAACCTGCCAGCGAAACATTAAGCAACGACCCGTCATTTATCGGCGAAGTGGTGGTAGAGACCTATTTATAGTTAAAATAAATCAGTGTAATCACCCACAACCATCGGTGCAATCATATTTAAATAATCGGTGTAATCATGTTTTAACATAAATCACCTGCTTGGTTTCAAAAAACTCCTCATCAAAGTAATCTTTGAGGTAATATTGCTGAACGGCTAAACCCGCTTCGGCAATTTCCTGTTCAAGGTCTTCAGAAATAATTTAATAAGTTTGAGCTTATGATCGACAATATACCAGGTTTTAACCAGCCGAGGCTCACTATGGCTTTTATTAAGGCCGATGTAACTGAAATACAGGAGGCGCTGATAAATTGGCAAACCCCACTTGTTAAGAGGAATAATAATTCACTTTCTTCAGAAGAAGTAACCGGCGATTTTAATTCAGCCTATGAAAAGCTTTTCCCAATGACAAGCGGGGAAATTAGAAGATACCTTCTTCTGCCCACCACAAGCCAATGGGTGGGCTTTATTGATAATATATGGACAGGAACTGATCGAACTTGTCCCTGGGTGTTGGCTGAACGATTAAAAACAGAATATATACACTTGGTTTATAACAATACTTCCGCGGAGAGTTTGGTAGATTATCATAGTTTTATGGCGGCCGAATTAAAAACAATCAGAACTGTGGGCGTAATAAAAGAAAATGGCTGGAAATTTCAGCAATACGGAAAGCCATTAAAATTTGAACAGACAGAAAATTATAATAACAGAATTGTTAAATCCCGGTTTACTTTTGATCAACTATGTCAATTTTTGAATTATTTTGGCATTAATGCGTTTGATATTAACTTTTACATGCCTGAAAAATCTGCGATTTTAATCAAAAAGATGGGGCCTTATTTTCCTGCTACGAGGGAAATTAGCCAATAGTATGGTTGGCCCGTTTGCTAAAGTTATGAGGTTTCCTGAATGGGTGATCACCCTTTAACATAAAACATAAATCACCTGCTTGGTTTCAAAAAACTCCTCATCAAAGTAATCTTTGAGGTAATATTGCTGAACGGTTAAACCCGATTCGGCAATTTCCTGTTCAAGGTCTCCCCCTTTTAAATACAGGATCCCGTTAGGTAAAATATTTTTGGATTGCTTGTTAAACTTGCCTTTTACCCAGGGATAAAACTCCTTTAAGCGGGTAACCGCCCTCGATACTACAAAATCAAACTTTTCATCCACCTGCTCGGCCCGCCGGTGCGATGCCCGTACATTGGTTAGCCCCAGGGCTTTGGCCACTTCCTGCACTACTTTTATTTTTTGCCGATAGAATCAACCAAATAAAACTCCGTGTCCGGAAATAATATGGCTAAAGGGATGCCCGGAAAACCGCCGCCGGTACCTACATCCAGCACCTTTTCGCCGGGTAAAAAAGGCATTACTTTGGCTATGCCCAATGAGTGCAGCACATGGCGCTCATACAGCTGCTCAATATCCTTGCGCGAGATTACATTGATCTGGTCGTTCCAGAACTGGTATAATCCGGGTAAGCGATTAAATTGCTCAAGCTGCTGAGCCGTTAGGGATGGAAAATATTTGGTGATCAGATCAGATGTCATCCCTGTTAAAGCGGTTGATGATATTGCCAAGCAAATACCTGGCCCTGAACAACTGCGCCTTAACGGTACCTAAAGGCAAATCCAGCTGCTGGGCAATTTCTTCGTAGGATAATTCGTCAAAATAACGCAGGGTGATGAGGTTACGGTAACGCGATGGCAAACTTTCAATCAGTAATTTAAGCTCCTGGGTTTGTTGTTTTTTAATGGATGTTTCTTCCGGATTTAACACATCGGCTTTTATCTGGAGTTGTTTTTCCTCGCCGTCGTCATCCATCATCCCGTGGATCGACATGGTATTCAACTTTTTTTTCCTGATAAAATCGATACAGTTATTGGTAGCAACCCTGAATAACCAGGTGCTGAAAGCGTAGTCGGGTTGGTATTTGTCGAGTTTTTCAAAGGCTTTGGCAAAGGTTTCAACGGTAAGGTCCATCGCATCTTCCTTATTGTTCACCATCTTCAGCACCATAAAATAAATGGAATCTTTGTAACGGTGCATCAGGTCGGCATAAGCTTTCTGATCGCCCTGGCGCGCTCTTACAACAAGGTGAAAATCGTTCTTAGCATTCTCTGTAAAATTCGAATTTATTTCCATTTAGTAGTTTTTATAAAAGTGCCGATAAGGCCGAAAGTGTTTAAGTAAAGGTAATAAATCATATCTAAAAATGGCAAATACCATATTAAATCCCTGCCACTTAAACGCTTAAATAGTTTGTTATAAACAATAACCTGAAAAATCAATCTAAACATAAACAAACCTGCGGCTAACAGGGGCTCAAAGTTGAAAACTAAGCATAATGTTAATAAAATATAGAACAGGAAACCGCTTAATGCATCCAAACTCAACATGCGTTTATGCCTGGCCTTATAAATTTTACCCACGCCAAAGTGCCTCTTTTTTTGCCTGAACCAGGCCGACCAGCTGTCCTTTGCATCGGTATACACAAAGGAATCTTCATGGATCTCAATCACCGTATTATCAGGCGTAGCATTTTGGTTTACAAACAGGTCGTCGTCGCCGGATAGGACGTGCATGTGCGCCGCAAAGCCCTTGGCCCCAAAAAACAAAGTCTTGGTATAGGCCAAATTCCTGCCGATGCCCATGTAAGCATCGCCATTAATGGCTGATGAAAGGTAATTAATAGCCGTTTTCAGGGTCTCGAACCGGATAAAGGCATTTAAAAAACCTTTAGCTTTAATATAAGGCGAGTAACCCAGCACAAGTTGCGCATCAGGGTTGGTAAAGTTGGCTGCCATACGGGCTATCCAATCTGCCGATGCCGGCGCACAATCTGCATCAGTAAATAAAAGGTGTTCGTTTTTTGCTGCTTTGATGCCTAAAGTAAGGGCAAACTTTTTGCCGGTTTTAAAGCGCACGTGCTCGGTAATGGTAACTACCTTTAAACGGGAGTAGCTTTTTTCAAACTCTTCCAGCACCAGGTCCGATTTATCATACGAGCAATCATTCACTACTACAACTTCAAAATCGGGGTAGTTTTGATTCAATATGGCAGGCAGGTTTTCGCTTAAGTTCCTGGCCTCATTACGCGCGCTGATGATCACCGAAACGGGTATGCCCGCGGGCTGCAGCTGCTCCATGGGTTTATATTCGGTTAGCCTGCTTTGGTTATTTACAAGAAAATATAACTGAACAATAAATGCTAACTGGAATAAAATGAATAGTGCTTCTTGAATATACGTTTCCAAACCCCTGGTATTTATAAGGTTGCAAAGTTGTTAAAAATTGTTGGAATGTGGGACGGTTGCCATGTTGAAAAGTTGTAATGTTGAAAAGTTGAGGATGTGGATGTTGGAAGGTTGGACGGTTGTATTGTTTTATTGTTGGGAGGTTTTATTGTTGGGAGGTTTTATTGTTTTATTGTTGGGCAGTTATACCCAGCAACCGGCTTTGGACTAAAGACTCAAGACTTTAGACTTTAGACTTAAAACAAGGGCGTTACCCCATTGGTAGAAATGGGGTCGCGTCGTTCGCTCATACGCCAAAGGCCTTAAGCGCGGGCCGGTATCCGCTTCCACCGCTAACGCAAGCGCTGTTAAAGCCATAAATGTCGCCAAATTAAAAGTGGTACCCAAAACGCATTTTGGGTATCATATTTTTGGCCAATTCCGAAGGCTAAACGCGTTTCGGGTACCAATTTTTCGCCCAATTCCGAAGGCTAAACGCGTTTTGGGTACCAATTTTTTGCCCAATTCCGTAGGCTAAACGCGTTTTGGGTGTCAGGGCAAAATCGACGTTTTATTTAATAAAATATTGCTAATCAACAAAATATGAAAAACACGTCAAAGAACAGTTGTAAAAAGCGGAAAAATCACGCTATAATTTTTTATGCTAAAAAAAATGAGAAAGATGTTTTTTGGGATAGACCCCAATATAACGATTTTTTGGGAGATAAGCAAATTTAACCAGGCTGATACGGAAAATTATAGCTCAAAATTATAACAGTAATTATAGCCGATCCCCTTTGCCCCGAACGTTAACGGCTATGCCAAATGGCATGATAAAGCCCGCCAACTAAACAGCAAACTCCCCAACGCATGCTTCATCGTTGACGATACCCTGGAGCGCACCGCAACAGATGCAGAACGAGAAATGGGCATTGATTTGGCGGATAGGTGGATTGGGGGGGGGATATTTTAACTGAGACAAACAAAAATTTGATTTTGATTTTGTTAACTTTCCAAATGATTTTGGATATCAATAATTTTGGCTCTTTTTCGTCGGAAGTTTGGGGTACTGTATCGGAGTGGGCGATGGTTGGAGTTACAAGCTTGACAGCATTTTACTTATTTAAGACGCTCAAATCTCAACAAGACGTTCAGCGCACTCAAAATGAGTTATTTAAAATTGAAAGCTTAAGGTTTAAGGAAAGCATCAAACCAATATTAAAGTATTCCGGATATATTGATAAAGGGAAACTTAGTGATGAAAATAAAAAGATCTTGACAATAGAAGTGATGAACGAAGCAAACAGCACAGCGTTAAATATTTCAAAGATTGTTTCTGAAAATAAACAGACCCATCAAATTTTTATCCCCAAAGGCTTTTCTGATATACGCGATCATTTAGTTAAAGGTGACAGCCCTATAATGTTTCACTTTTTGATTGAGGCCGATTCACGGAAATCTAATTTTCTTGTGTTTAATGTAACTTATCAGGATATTTCAGGAACGAAGTATAAACAAGGAGTTTTTTGCATTTGCGATCACTACGGACTGGAAATCCACCCTTATTTACCGGAAATGGAAATGTAATATCTTATCTAGTAAGTATTTAAGAGATGCGAACTATTGTTTTTTAACAATCCTTTCCAACTCAAAGATGTTCCCACTACCATCGCGACCTTTTAAGTAATTCCAATTATTGTTTATATTAAATTGCAATGTTTTCCAGTTACCGGTTGCTGTTGGTGGAGACATAATT
This genomic window contains:
- a CDS encoding M56 family metallopeptidase; this translates as MNWLQYLLEANLYLGVFYLVYCLLLNRETYYLFNRAYLLFSCVISFVLPLVQLGFLRRDQSVQTVSYVIAAHGANNYDKAAQFAWADYFTLQNCVLGVYLLGAVIFTVLLIIKLTRLFRLTRSRSAMVDKQYKLVHINDSNSAFSFFNYLFIGTKAMDAEIIIRHELVHIRQKHSFDIILLELLRIINWFNPLIYLLQNSLKTVHEYIADEQTASYKTNPLAYSTFLVNNAYGIGGPSVTHSFFNYNLLKKRIIMLNQKRSGSLARLKYLLTVPVCAGLLCVSTLGFSKTYGWVVLAPKMSSAINSVQKVKTLKLTEGDIVGYGDKMTVHGKLYTVNNVTDADEAYLLKTYKIKLEVVEIKGKPGQATLFFPSTGTKDTDKNSSGVTSKGYKYRQAGYVVNNKSDILVIITEKNGEERGYYRNSLTPAQVHFLKEKYGYTYPKMAIFAKLPPPPPRPVAPVAKQAKLTLPTVKADVTIVEPVAPVKQKLALPGKPEKPAPPVKAEITINEPVAPVQVKLMPPPPPMAPYMPLTNAYAALEKYIAKHVRYPAVARENKVTGSAVIQFDLNADHKITNVALIKGIGNRCDEEAMRVLNEYNDAIDAKTGTYKVAVTFLIDGLPAPKPASETLSNDPSFIGEVVVETYL
- a CDS encoding RNA polymerase sigma factor, coding for MEINSNFTENAKNDFHLVVRARQGDQKAYADLMHRYKDSIYFMVLKMVNNKEDAMDLTVETFAKAFEKLDKYQPDYAFSTWLFRVATNNCIDFIRKKKLNTMSIHGMMDDDGEEKQLQIKADVLNPEETSIKKQQTQELKLLIESLPSRYRNLITLRYFDELSYEEIAQQLDLPLGTVKAQLFRARYLLGNIINRFNRDDI
- a CDS encoding glycosyltransferase; the protein is METYIQEALFILFQLAFIVQLYFLVNNQSRLTEYKPMEQLQPAGIPVSVIISARNEARNLSENLPAILNQNYPDFEVVVVNDCSYDKSDLVLEEFEKSYSRLKVVTITEHVRFKTGKKFALTLGIKAAKNEHLLFTDADCAPASADWIARMAANFTNPDAQLVLGYSPYIKAKGFLNAFIRFETLKTAINYLSSAINGDAYMGIGRNLAYTKTLFFGAKGFAAHMHVLSGDDDLFVNQNATPDNTVIEIHEDSFVYTDAKDSWSAWFRQKKRHFGVGKIYKARHKRMLSLDALSGFLFYILLTLCLVFNFEPLLAAGLFMFRLIFQVIVYNKLFKRLSGRDLIWYLPFLDMIYYLYLNTFGLIGTFIKTTKWK